A genomic stretch from Aureibacillus halotolerans includes:
- a CDS encoding DUF6431 domain-containing protein, giving the protein MKCAEKVPCPCCNHQAYKVIGSRERKVKDERSIARTFIIRRLRCQQCTKIHHELPDLMIPYKRYGTEVIEETIFQTTHLTVAADESTIYRWRKWFSELIDYWLFILQSLRIQLEPNETSTDDLSSRLLPVHKRVGQWFGTACGWLGKIVHPVANHHFWIHTRSAFLSTYP; this is encoded by the coding sequence AAGGTTCCTTGTCCCTGTTGTAATCATCAGGCCTACAAGGTCATCGGTTCAAGAGAACGAAAGGTAAAAGATGAAAGAAGCATAGCCAGAACGTTTATCATCAGAAGGCTGCGTTGCCAGCAGTGTACAAAGATTCACCACGAGCTGCCTGATCTGATGATTCCATATAAACGTTACGGTACAGAAGTCATTGAAGAGACTATTTTTCAAACGACCCACCTAACGGTGGCAGCCGATGAATCTACGATTTACCGGTGGAGGAAATGGTTCTCTGAGTTGATAGATTACTGGCTGTTTATTCTTCAATCCTTACGGATTCAACTTGAGCCGAATGAGACCTCAACAGATGACCTGTCCAGTCGCCTGTTGCCTGTACATAAACGAGTTGGACAATGGTTTGGCACAGCGTGCGGATGGCTGGGGAAAATTGTCCATCCAGTTGCGAATCATCATTTTTGGATACATACCCGTTCTGCGTTTTTGTCCACTTATCCATAA
- a CDS encoding helix-turn-helix domain-containing protein — protein sequence MGRTKAEEKATNRFQMIVPLLNEELDNQERGRLIKQICLNHGLSARTIRRYLSQFKENGFEGLKQKPYRSAPEERQDKVLEQAILLRREVPSRSIASIIQILEWDGLVEKGV from the coding sequence ATGGGAAGAACAAAAGCAGAAGAAAAAGCAACGAATCGCTTTCAAATGATTGTGCCGTTATTAAATGAAGAACTGGATAACCAGGAGCGAGGCAGACTCATCAAGCAAATTTGTTTGAACCACGGACTTTCAGCGCGCACCATTCGTCGCTATCTCTCGCAATTTAAGGAGAACGGCTTTGAGGGGTTAAAACAAAAGCCGTATCGTTCAGCTCCAGAGGAACGACAGGATAAAGTGCTTGAACAGGCGATTTTACTGAGACGTGAAGTGCCAAGCAGGAGTATTGCCTCCATTATACAAATCCTCGAGTGGGATGGCCTTGTAGAAAAAGGTGTAC